Genomic window (Mesorhizobium sp. M4B.F.Ca.ET.058.02.1.1):
GCCAAGATCCGCCTGACCAATGGTTTCGAGGTGATCGGCTACATCCCGGGCGAAGGCCACAACCTGCAGGAACACTCCGTGGTCATGATCCGCGGCGGCCGCGTCAAGGACCTTCCGGGTGTGCGCTACCACATCATCCGCGGCGTGCTCGATACCCAGGGCGTCAAGAACCGCAAGCAGCGCCGTTCGAAATACGGTGCCAAGCGTCCGAAGTAAGGTTTTCCGGCTTCGGCGCTTTTTTTGACTGCGCCGGGCCATGAGAGATTGAGAGACAAAAGCCATGTCCCGTCGTCACAGTGCAGAAAAGCGTGAGATCAATCCGGACCCGAAGTTCGGCGACCTGATCGTCACCAAGTTCATGAACGCCGTCATGTATGACGGCAAGAAGTCGGTTGCCGAGACCATCGTCTACGGCGCGCTGGACCAGGTCCAGGCCAAGACCAAGCAGGAGCCGGTCACCGTCTTCCATCAGGCGCTCGACAATGTCGCGCCGCATGTGGAAGTGCGCTCGCGCCGCGTCGGCGGCGCCACCTACCAGGTTCCGGTCGACGTGCGCCCCGAGCGCCGCCAGGCACTGGCCATCCGCTGGCTGATCACCGCGGCGCGCAATCGCAACGAGACCACCATGATCGACCGCCTCTCGGGCGAGCTGATGGACGCGGCCAACAACCGTGGCACGGCCGTGAAGAAGCGTGAAGACACCCACAAGATGGCAGAAGCCAACCGCGCCTTCGCGCACTACCGCTGGTAAAGCGCGAACGAGACTGAGAGGCACCTACCATGGCCCGCGAATACAAAATCGAAGACTACCGCAATTTCGGTATCATGGCGCATATCGACGCCGGCAAGACGACGACGACCGAGCGCGTCCTGTACTACACGGGCAAGTCGCACAAGATCGGCGAAGTCCATGACGGCGCTGCCACCATGGACTGGATGGAGCAGGAGCAGGAGCGCGGCATCACCATCACGTCCGCCGCGACCACGACCTTCTGGAAGGGCCGTGACGGCAAGATGCACCGCTTCAACATCATCGACACTCCCGGACACGTCGACTTCACCATCGAGGTCGAGCGTTCGCTGCGCGTGCTCGACGGCGCCATCGCGCTGCTCGACGCCAATGCCGGTGTCGAGCCGCAGACGGAGACCGTCTGGCGCCAGGCCGACAAGTACCACGTGCCGCGCATGATCTTCTGCAACAAGATGGACAAGATCGGCGCCGACTTCTACCGCTCGGTCGAGATGATCGGCTCGCGCCTCGGCGCGCAGGCCGTCGTCATGCAGCTGCCGATCGGCGCCGAGACCGAGTTCAAGGGCGTCGTCGATCTCGTCGAGATGAACGCGCTGGTCTGGCGCGACGAGACGCTGGGCGCCGCCTGGGACGTCGTCGAGATCCCGGCCGACCTCAAGGCTCGCGCCGAGGAATACCGCGAGAAGATGATCGAAGCCGCCGTCGAGATGGACGAGACCGCGCTCGAGAACTACCTCGAAGGCAAGATGCCGTCGAACGACGAGATCCGCGCGCTGATCCGCAAGGGCACCATCGCGGTCAAGTTCTTCCCGATGTTCTGTGGCTCGGCCTTCAAGAACAAGGGCGTGCAGCCGCTGCTCGACGCCGTCGTCGAATACCTGCCGTCGCCGGCCGACGTTCCCGCCATCAAGGGCGTCGATGCCAAGACCGACGCCGAGATCGAGCGTCACGCGGACGACAACGAGCCGCTGTCGATGCTGGCCTTCAAGATCATGAACGACCCGTTCGTCGGCTCGCTCACCTTCGCCCGCATCTATTCGGGCAAGCTCGCCAAGGGCGTCTCGCTCGACAACACCGTGAAGGGCAAGAAGGAGCGCATCGGCCGCATGCTGCAGATGCATGCGAATTCGCGCGCCGACATCGAAGAGGCTTACGCCGGCGACATCGTCGCTCTGGCCGGCCTCAAGGACACCACCACCGGCGACACGCTCTGCGATCCGCTGCACCCGGTCATCCTCGAGCGCATGGAATTCCCCGATCCGGTCATCCAGATCGCCATCGAGCCGAAGACCAAGAACGACCAGGAGAAGATGGGCCTTGCCCTGCATCGCCTGGCGGCTGAGGATCCGTCCTTCCGCGTCAAGACCGACGAGGAAAGCGGCCAGACCATCATCGCCGGCATGGGCGAGTTGCACCTCGACATCATCGTCGACCGTATGCGTCGCGAGTTCAAGGTCGAAGCCAATATCGGCGCGCCGCAGGTGGCCTATCGCGAGACGATCACCCGCACGCATGAGCAGGACTACACGCACAAGAAGCAGACGGGCGGTACCGGTCAGTTCGCCCGCGTCAAGATCCTGTTTGAGCCGGACCAGGAAGGCGGCGACTTCAAGTTCGAGTCGAAGATCGTCGGCGGCGCGGTGCCGAAGGAATACGTCCCCGGCGTCGAGAAGGGCATCAACAGCGTGCTGTCGTCCGGTCCGTTCGCTGGCTTCCCGATGATCGGCGTCAAGGCGACGCTCATCGACGGTGCCTTCCACGACGTCGACTCCTCGGTGCTCGCCTTCGAAATCGCCGGCCGCGCCTGCTTCCGTGAAGCTGCGCCGAAGCTCGGCGTGCAGTTGCTCGAGCCGATCATGAAGGTCGAGGTCGTGACGCCGGAAGACTACGTCGGCAGCGTCATCGGCGACCTCAACGGCCGCCGTGGCCAGATCCAGGGCCAGGAAGCGCGCGGCGTGGCCGTCGTCATCAATGCGATGGTGCCGCTCGCCAACATGTTCAAGTACGTCGACAATCTGCGTTCGATGTCGCAGGGCCGCGCCCAGTACACGATGCAGTTCGACCACTACGAGCCGGTTCCGACCGCGGTCGCCCAGGAAGTCCAGAAGAAATACGCGTAACTCGAGCGGGTTGCACGAGACCTTAATTCAAGCCCCGCACGGGCAAGCAGGAATGGAGACATCACATGGCAAAAGGTAAATTCGAGCGCACCAAGCCGCATGTGAACATTGGCACGATCGGCCACGTCGATCATGGCAAGACGTCGCTGACGGCGGCGATCACGAAGTATTTTGGCGAATACAAGCGCTATGACCAGATCGACGCGGCGCCGGAAGAGAAGGCGCGTGGCATCACCATTTCGACGGCGCACGTCGAATACGAGACGGCCAACCGCCACTATGCCCACGTCGACTGCCCCGGCCACGCCGACTATGTGAAGAACATGATCACCGGCGCGGCGCAGATGGACGGCGCGATCCTGGTCGTTTCGGCCGCCGACGGCCCGATGCCGCAGACGCGCGAGCACATCCTGCTCGCCCGCCAGGTCGGCGTGCCGTCGATCGTGGTGTTCCTGAACAAGGTCGACCAGGTCGACGACGCCGAGCTGCTTGAGCTGGTCGAGCTCGAGGTTCGCGAGCTCCTGACCAAGAACGAGTTCCCCGGCGACGACATTCCGATCGTCAAGGGCTCGGCGCTGGCGGCGCTTGAGGACTCCAACAAGACCATCGGCGAGGACGCGATCCGCGAGCTGATGGCGCAGGTCGACGCCTACATCCCGACGCCGGTGCGTCCGCTGGACAAGCCGTTCCTGATGCCGATCGAGGACGTGTTCTCGATCTCGGGCCGCGGCACGGTTGTGACCGGCCGCGTCGAGCGCGGCGTGGTCAAGGTCGGCGAGGAACTGGAGATCGTCGGCATCCGTCCGACGACCAAGACGACCTGTACGGGCGTCGAGATGTTCCGCAAGCTGCTCGACCAGGGCCAGGCCGGCGACAACATCGGCGCGCTGCTGCGCGGCGTCGACCGTGAGGGCGTCGAGCGCGGCCAGGTTCTGGCCAAGCCGGGTTCGGTGAAGCCGCACAAGAAGTTCGTGGCCGAAGCCTACATCCTGACCAAGGACGAGGGCGGCCGCCACACGCCGTTCTTCACCAACTACCGTCCGCAGTTCTACTTCCGCACCACTGACGTGACCGGCATCGTGACGCTGCCGGCCGGCACCGAGATGGTGATGCCTGGCGACAACATCACGGTCGACGTCGAGCTGATCGTGCCGATCGCCATGGAAGAGAAGCTGCGCTTCGCCATCCGTGAAGGCGGCCGCACCGTCGGTGCCGGCATCGTCGTCACCATCAAAGAATAATTGGACTTAAACCGATCTGT
Coding sequences:
- the rpsL gene encoding 30S ribosomal protein S12, whose amino-acid sequence is MPTVNQLIRKPRLAPVKRNKVPAMQQNPQKRGVCTRVYTTTPKKPNSALRKVAKIRLTNGFEVIGYIPGEGHNLQEHSVVMIRGGRVKDLPGVRYHIIRGVLDTQGVKNRKQRRSKYGAKRPK
- the rpsG gene encoding 30S ribosomal protein S7; its protein translation is MSRRHSAEKREINPDPKFGDLIVTKFMNAVMYDGKKSVAETIVYGALDQVQAKTKQEPVTVFHQALDNVAPHVEVRSRRVGGATYQVPVDVRPERRQALAIRWLITAARNRNETTMIDRLSGELMDAANNRGTAVKKREDTHKMAEANRAFAHYRW
- the fusA gene encoding elongation factor G, which gives rise to MAREYKIEDYRNFGIMAHIDAGKTTTTERVLYYTGKSHKIGEVHDGAATMDWMEQEQERGITITSAATTTFWKGRDGKMHRFNIIDTPGHVDFTIEVERSLRVLDGAIALLDANAGVEPQTETVWRQADKYHVPRMIFCNKMDKIGADFYRSVEMIGSRLGAQAVVMQLPIGAETEFKGVVDLVEMNALVWRDETLGAAWDVVEIPADLKARAEEYREKMIEAAVEMDETALENYLEGKMPSNDEIRALIRKGTIAVKFFPMFCGSAFKNKGVQPLLDAVVEYLPSPADVPAIKGVDAKTDAEIERHADDNEPLSMLAFKIMNDPFVGSLTFARIYSGKLAKGVSLDNTVKGKKERIGRMLQMHANSRADIEEAYAGDIVALAGLKDTTTGDTLCDPLHPVILERMEFPDPVIQIAIEPKTKNDQEKMGLALHRLAAEDPSFRVKTDEESGQTIIAGMGELHLDIIVDRMRREFKVEANIGAPQVAYRETITRTHEQDYTHKKQTGGTGQFARVKILFEPDQEGGDFKFESKIVGGAVPKEYVPGVEKGINSVLSSGPFAGFPMIGVKATLIDGAFHDVDSSVLAFEIAGRACFREAAPKLGVQLLEPIMKVEVVTPEDYVGSVIGDLNGRRGQIQGQEARGVAVVINAMVPLANMFKYVDNLRSMSQGRAQYTMQFDHYEPVPTAVAQEVQKKYA
- the tuf gene encoding elongation factor Tu is translated as MAKGKFERTKPHVNIGTIGHVDHGKTSLTAAITKYFGEYKRYDQIDAAPEEKARGITISTAHVEYETANRHYAHVDCPGHADYVKNMITGAAQMDGAILVVSAADGPMPQTREHILLARQVGVPSIVVFLNKVDQVDDAELLELVELEVRELLTKNEFPGDDIPIVKGSALAALEDSNKTIGEDAIRELMAQVDAYIPTPVRPLDKPFLMPIEDVFSISGRGTVVTGRVERGVVKVGEELEIVGIRPTTKTTCTGVEMFRKLLDQGQAGDNIGALLRGVDREGVERGQVLAKPGSVKPHKKFVAEAYILTKDEGGRHTPFFTNYRPQFYFRTTDVTGIVTLPAGTEMVMPGDNITVDVELIVPIAMEEKLRFAIREGGRTVGAGIVVTIKE